The nucleotide sequence CGCCATGGGCGGTCCAGCCATAGATGTCGGGCACTCTGCCCTCGCAGATCTGCGGCCAGCCGGTGCGGCACTGATCGCAGACATGGCAGCCGGAATAGTGATGGATCATCACCCGCTGGCCGATGCGGGCGACCCGCTCGCCGACACCCGGACCGATGGCGACCACGACACCACAGGGCTCGTGCCCGGCGATCTTCGGCCCGCCATCGCGCATGGTCTCATAGGGTTTGCCCTTCGCCAGCTCCCGGAAGTCCCGGTCGTCCGACGGCGCCCGGTAGGCATGCAGGTCGCTACCGCAAAGACCCGATGCCTTCACCTCGATCACCACCTCGCCTGGCCCCGGCACCGGGTCGTCGAAATTCAGGATCTCGACCCGCCGGTCACCGGGAAACGTCACCCCGCGCATGTCATCCTCCCACACGTCTCTCGTTGCGCGCCCAACTCGGCGGGCGCGCCTGTTCCAGTCCATCTGTTCATGCTGTCTGCCTAGCGAACGTGCATTTCGCCGACGGGATCGGCCTTTTGCAGCCAGTCGAGCAGCGCGCGCAATTGCCGGTCGCGGGTTTCGACCACCTCCTCGGGCGTGTCCCTGAAGCGGTACCAGCCCTGCCCGTTGATCGCGCCCAGATGATCCTGCTCGACCAGATCGCGCAGCACCTTGCGGCCCTTGAAATTCTCGTCGCCGGTCTGCTGATAGATCGAGTCCGTGACCGCGAGCGCCGTCTTCTTGGAGACGATGAGATCCTCGGTCAGCAGCGGCCCCCAGAGCGCCAGCCGCGGCCCGAGGCTCAGCCGCACGGCGTCGTCGATGTCTTCGCGGGTCGCGAGGCCCTCATCCATCAGACGGTAGATCTCGGTCAGCATGGCGAACTGGATCTTGTTGACCAGAAAGCCCGGGCGCTCCAGGCAGGCGACGCCCACATGGTCGATGCTCTTCACCATCGCGCGCGCCCATGCGATCAGCTCCGGCGGCGTGGCCGGGCCGTGGATCAGCTCGATCACCGGCACGATATGGCCGGGCGTGACATAGTGGATGCCGATCACCCGCTCCTTATGCACCAGCCGCTTCGAGATGTCGGAGATCGGGAAGGACGAGGTGTTCGTCGCCAGTACGACGCTCTCCGGGCACAGCCGGTCGAGCTCTTCGAAGAGCGCCTGTTTGACGTCGAGCGCTTCCTGCACCGCCTCATGCACCATGAAGGCGCCCTCCACCGCCTCCGCCAGCACCGGCTGCCGGACGACCTTGTCCAGCAGCGCCTCGACCTCTGCCGCGTCCGCGATCATTCCCGCCGCGATGGGCCGGGCGCGCTGCGCGTAACTGTCGAGCATCTCCGGATTGCTGTCGCAGATCGTGACCTCATAGCCGTGATGCGCATAGAGCGTCGCGATCACGCACCCCATGAACCCGGCGCCGACAACGCAGATCTTTCCTCCTGCGGGCGGCTCATTTCCGAACCCGAATTCCGTCATGCACACTCCTCCCCTGTCTGTTTCGCAGGCCGCCACTCCCCTGCGGCCTCTGTTCCGGATCCAGCCGCGCGCGAGACGACAGCGCTGAAATCATGTCACTTGTCTTACGTCTCGAGAGGTGGTGTCTAATATCTAATCATCGACAAATCATAGCGGATGCGTTATCGGTTTGCCGTGAGCTCGCGCGCGACGCGCAAGGCAGTACGATGGTTTTTATATTTTTATATCAGCCTATTATCCGAAAAACTCACACCCGCTGACGGACGAACGGCACCGTACAAAACAGGAGTTCAGGATATGACGGACGACGCTCCCGACACGCCGCTCGAGATGCTCTCGTCGGATCTGCTGCGCTCCAGAAACCTGACGCTGCACAAGCTCAACGTCTTTTGCACCGTCGCACGCTACAGCAGCGTCACCCGCGCGGCAGAGCATCTGAACATCGCACAGCCCGCCGTCACCGCCCATCTGC is from Salipiger abyssi and encodes:
- a CDS encoding 3-hydroxyacyl-CoA dehydrogenase family protein, which encodes MTEFGFGNEPPAGGKICVVGAGFMGCVIATLYAHHGYEVTICDSNPEMLDSYAQRARPIAAGMIADAAEVEALLDKVVRQPVLAEAVEGAFMVHEAVQEALDVKQALFEELDRLCPESVVLATNTSSFPISDISKRLVHKERVIGIHYVTPGHIVPVIELIHGPATPPELIAWARAMVKSIDHVGVACLERPGFLVNKIQFAMLTEIYRLMDEGLATREDIDDAVRLSLGPRLALWGPLLTEDLIVSKKTALAVTDSIYQQTGDENFKGRKVLRDLVEQDHLGAINGQGWYRFRDTPEEVVETRDRQLRALLDWLQKADPVGEMHVR